The Candidatus Phytoplasma asteris DNA segment ATTCATTGTTGGGTTGTTGTTGAATAGGTGGTGCTTGTAAGATTGTTGTTGGGGGATTTTCCATTTTATGGGTTAATTGTTGTGGAGGATTAGGGATTTTGGTTTCTTCTTGATAAAATTGGTAAAGTTCATAAGCAGTTGAAGCTAAAGAAACCCAAAATAAAGCTTTACTACCAATTTTAAGGATTTTACCACCGACATTCGCTATTTTGGAAGTAGCTTTTTTTTGAATGATAGTTTTAGTTCCTTTTTTAATGGTTTTTTTTGTTCCACCTTTTAACCAATTACCGATTTTTCCAATTCCGAAACAAATCCCGATGACACTTAAAGTAGTTGCTAGATAATAACTTAATTTATTTTGCGGTGAAGGATTATGATTAGGATCTTTATCGTTGCCTGTTAGTTTATTATAGATATATTCAACAAAAGTGCGAATTGGTTGTGTGGCTTTATCGTATAATATTTTTATTTTAGCCGCGGTGTTGTTCGTAAAAGCGTTGATTTGGTTTAAAACTTCAGGAAAGAATTTGAAAAGGGTCCAATAAAACGCCCCACCAATTAATAATAATGGGATGCACCATTTGAAGATGTTAAAGAAAGTTTTAATGATTTTAAACAACCAGTTTTCTTTTTTAGTTTGAGTTTCGATAATTATTTTAGGAGTTGGATTTTTTCTTTTGATAATTATTTCGTTAGATTTATTGTTTTTGGATTGATTTTTACTGTTTTTATTTGTTTTTTTTGACATATTTTTACTCGCTTTCTTGATTGGATTTATTTTGATTTATTATCATTTCTTCTAATTTATCTATTTTTTCATTAATTTTTTTAAAATTACTTTGGGTTTCTTGTTGGAATTCGTCCATTTCCTTTTCAATAAGGTTAATTTTTTCTTTTAAATGATTGTTTTGAAGGTTAATATGTTTTTCTAAATTATTATGGTTAACAAAGTTATAAGTTGTAATGATTGATGTGACAACAATTATTAAATAAATATAAATAAAATGTTTTTTTTGCATTTCCATTTTGTTTTCTCACTTTCTTTTTGTTTTTTAAAGTTTTTTTAAAATAAAAAAGACTCTCATTTAGAGTCTTTTAATGTTGGTGAAATTATTTTTGATTGTTGTTTTGAGGTCCTGCATGATGTTTATCTTGGTAAAGAGATAAAGTTTGACGGACAGGGTTGAAGTGGAGGTGGAAATGGGTTAATTTGAAATTAGCATCGTCAACGAAAGCATCACCAAGGTAATAGTCTTTGTCGTCTTCTAAGAAGTGTTTAGGTCCTTTGTATTTAACGATTAAGCAATTACCACCTGGGCCTTTGTGTTGTTGTTTTTCGAATTTTAGATATAAATATAATTGACTATCATCTTTTTTATCAAAAGAAGCGTCATCGAATCCGTCTAAAGTAGTGTGGTTATAAGTATCACCATTTTTATTCCAACGGTCGAAAGGATGACGGTCTTTGATGTAACAAACTAAGTTAGAGGGTTCTTTTTGAAGTTCACGACGATTTTCGACTAGCTTTAATTCTTTTCTTAAATTTTCCTCTTTAGTTTGAAGAGTTTTAAGTTTGTTTTTAATATCGATGATTTCTTGATTTTTATCTTTAATGGTTTGTTCATATTTGTCAGGCGTTTGGTTTAAAGTGACTAATTCTTGTTCTAATTGGGAGATTTTGTTTTCTTGGTGGATTTTAGTTAATTGCTGATTAATATTATTTAATTCAGCTTGGATTTGAGAATAGCGACGATTGTAATAGTTAATTCCGTTTAAACCATCAAAGGTAAATTTGGTTTCTATTTTGGTTTCGTCTTTAGGTTTAACTAAATATTGATTGAACCCTTGACGCCATTGGGCGTATTGATTTTCACAAGCTTCTCTTCTTTTTTTAACCTGACTATAATCAGGTTTTGTTTTTAATTTTAGTTGTAAGACTTCTTCGATATCCGAAGGTAACATGACTTCATGGGTTTGAGGGTTTTGTTGAGCCCATTTAGCCGTTTTTTTGTAAGCTTCTTCGATGATGGTCGTTAAATCACGGTTAGAGAGGTTTTTGCCTTGACATAATTGGGTAATATCTTTTAAAGCTAAGAAAGTATGATAACTAATTTGATAAGGGGTGATAATATGTTTTAAATAACCTTCAATTTCATGATCTTTTAAATGACCGATATAGATTTCTTTACTGAAACGACTGCGTAAAGCGGTATCAATTTTATGAAGATTATTAGTCGCTCCCATTAAGACAATTTTTTTATTACTACTATTAAACCCATCTAATTTATCTAATAAAGTATTAATCACATTGACTCCTCCTGAAGAAATGTTAGAATCATTACGATTTTCTAATCCTTCGATTTCATCAATAAAGATAATGGTTTTATCATGATTTTCGGCTTCTTGCCACACTTTATCAACTTCTTTTTCCCCTTCGCCGATGTATTTTTGTCGGAATTTAGAAGGAATTAAGTTAATAAAGTGCACGTTCGCTTCTCCACAAAGAGCTTTAATTAAAAAGGTTTTCCCTGTTCCTGGCGGTCCATAAAGTAAATAACCTTTGGGGCGGACTTGATCGAAGTTAATTAAGGATTGGTTTGTGCGAAAATAAGTTAATAAGTCTTCTAATTCTTCTTTTTCACTTTCCATGCCGTAAACGTCTTTAAATGTCACTTGTTTTTTAGTATGAGGAAGAGGTTTATTTTCTTTTAAATGATTTAATTGGATAGTTAAATTTTTCTTTTGTTTTTCAAAAGCTAATTTTTGATCGGTTAAGAACAGTTGAAAATCATTTAGATTTTTTAATTCAGTTTGATTTTTTCGATATTCTTTTTGCGTTTTTAATTCTTCAATTCTTTTTTGATTAGCTTCCACATAATTAAGGGCTTGGTTTAATTGGAAAATTTGTTGTTGAAGGTTTTCTTGGGTTTGAAGTTGAGCTTTTTCTTGGGCTAATTTTTCTAGTTCTTCTTGTTTTTCTTTTTGATTTTGGTTTAAGGCTTTTCTTTGTTCTATTAAATTATTTACTAAGGTTTGTTGAGTTTGTTGTTGGTTTTTCAGTTCTGTTAATTGTTGTTGTTTTTGGGTTTTCGTGTTTGTGGGTAATTGTGGGTTATTAGTTAATTCGGTTTGTAGAGTTTTAATTTTAGTAATAATGTCGGTTAAAGTTTTAACATTTTCATCAATTTGGGTTTTTAAGGTGCGATCTTGTTGTTGGAGTTCTTGGATTTTGGCTTGTTCTAATTTGATTTGGTGGTCGATCTCTTGTTGTTGTGTTGATGAGGGTTGTTTAGTTAATGATGGGTTTTGAGTTGGTGGACGAGAATGGGTGATGCCAAAGATTAATAAAATCAATAAACCTAAACTCAATAATCCGATAAAACTCAAATAAATTTTTTTGTTTAAGATCATAGAGAACCTCCTTTCTTAGGTGTTTAAAAGAAAATAATTGGATTATTTTAAAATTAAAGTTTTCACTTGGTCTTTGATTGGTTTTGACATTTTAAAACTAACAACCGTTTTTGCAGGAATTTTTAAGTTTTTACCAGTTCTTTTGCCTGTTTTTTTGCCTGTTTGTTTATTGATGATGAATTTAGTTTCGGGTGTTGTGTGGGCTTTTCTAGTTTTTAAGATGAATTTGCCAATTTTAGAGGATAAAACTACTTCTTCATTTGATGTAATTGCTTTAATTAGAGCATTCTCAAATGAATTGTAAAACTCTTCGGTTTGGGTTATTGAGGTTTTATTTACCTCAGCTATTGATTTAATTAATTCTTTTTTATTCATATTTTTTTCTCCTTTTGGTTTATAAAAAAAGTCCCTTTTGGGGACTTAATTTTTTGAATATTATTTGGTTTTGTTATCTAAAAAGATGACGTTTTGGATAATTACTTTGATGGTGGTTCGCGTTTTACCTTCGTTTGTGGTATATTTTTGGATGGATAATGTGCCTTCTGCATATATTTTTGAACCTTTATGTAAATACATACTCATGTTTTCAGCTTGATTACGAAACACTACACAAGGGATGTATTGCACTTTATCCTTGTTGTTAATTGCTAAATTGAAATCTATTTTTGGGATTTGTTCGTTGTTGCTATTGATATATTGTTTTTCTAGGTTATGGGCGATATTACCGATTAATTGGACTTTATTTAACATTTTATTTCTCCTTATTTTTATAATTTGGGTTTAGTTTTTTGATGGCGTCTTTTTTTAAGTTTTCTATTTGTTTTAAAGTTAAATTTAGTTTTTGGGCGATTGCATGATTGGTTAGAGGTTGTTGATTAGGTTCGTTGTTGTTTTCTAGTGAGATACCAAAACTTAAACAAATAACATTGAATTCATTTTTACTTAGTTTAGTTTTTAGTTTTTTTATTAATAATTCATGTTTTACTTGTTTTAACCATAATTGATGTGGATTAAGGATTTTATCCCAATTAGGTTGTTTGTGTTTTTCTTCTTTAAAACTGATATTGTTTGATTTGGTTGTTTTTTGGGGAATTGAAGGTGAATGGCTTTTTCTTATTAGTTCATTGATTGCTGATTTTATTGTTGGTGTTGCATAGGCGATAAAGTCATAACCTAAATCTTGGTAATTATTTAGAGCTTTGATTAATCCTAAAATCCCTTCTTGATACAAATCCTCCTTAGTTAAAACTTTAGGGTAATATTTAAAATGATAAGCTAGTTTTTTTACTAAAGGTAAATGAAGTTCGATTAATTGATTACGAATTTCTAAATTCTTTTTATTTTTTAAAAAATCTTTAAATAATTTTTGTCTTAACATTCAATTCCTTTCTAAAAACATTTTTTTTAGAAAAGATATGAAATTATTTTTTAGTCTTGAAACAAAAAAAGACTAACTTAATAGTTAGCCTTAAAGAATTTTTAAAAAGTAAAAAGTGTCTAAACTTTTGGAACACCTCATTATATCCAAGCCCAAACTAGCATGATAGTAAGAAGGAATGACAAAAGATTTGAAGGTTTAATCCAAAAAGAAGAAATAAATTTTGAAGGTTTTTGCGATGAATTAAAAAAAATAGCAACTCCAAACGAACCAATTCAATTTGTAACATTCCAAAATACTGCTGCAATCCCAGTAATTAAAAAAATAGTAGCGCAAACAAATATGCAAGAATCACAGCCACTTGTTAAAAAAAACAACGAATTAAGTAGTCCTCCTGCATGCTTTCAGGATGTTTCACAAAAGAAATCCGATATTTTTGTAATAGATAGTTTTATGGCTAGATGGGCTTGTGCCTCAGATAATAATTTAGCTTTTTTTAACATGAATTCCAAAAATTTAAGTCATTCTGCTTGCCCTCAAGGTTTGGGAATGTTTTTGCCTAAAAAAAATGATAAAGATAGAAGAATACCAAATTTACAAGAAAAGATAAATACCGTATTATTGGAATTGGGATTAGTAAAACAAGAAGAAGGCAAATTCCTAGATATTATAGATTTAAAAAATAAACTTAATAGCTTGGAAAAAAATTAGAAAGATTAGCAAATCCAGAAACACAAATTACACATGAAAATGAAGAAATAAAAATAACAACAAAACAAATAGAACAATTAGGAAAAATAACAGATATTGAAACACTAAAAGCAAAACTTAAGGAACTTACAAATCCATTAGAACAAAATAAATCAATTTTAAGTGATAATGAAAAACAAAACTTAATAAATGAAATTGCAAAAACAAAAAAACAAATTACAAACATATAAAAAATAACCAAAAAATGGGTAGACGATATTTTTGAAAACCATCAAGAAACAATTAATCTAGCAAAAAATAATACTTGGTCACAAATTAGAAAAACTTTTCCATCTTATAAAGAAGGACTTAAAACTACTTTAATTTTGGCTATTGATGGTCTTTTTTTAGGCTTTTTATTAGCTATTTTATGCACCTTAATGAAAAATGCCCAATCCAATAATCCTTATATATTAAAAATTAGCAAAGGAATAAGTTGGATCTTTGATATTTTATTTTTCATTTTAAAAACGATGCCAACAGCAGACCAAGCAATGCTTGTTTATTATGGCATTGGAAACCTTTGTAATAAAGGTGTTATTACTTCTCTTAATGCAGGACTTTTGGTTTTGAGTCTTAATTCTTTAGCAAACATTAATGTAATTTTAATGCAGAATATCAAATTTTTAGATAAAGGACAAATTGAAGCGGCATTGAGTTTGGGAATGAGCCAAAGACAAGTTTTTTCTCTATTGTTTTTCCCCAAGCTTTGAAAAGATCAGTGCCTTTTATTATCCAACAATTCATCACAAACATTAAAGATAGTTCTTTTTTTGCTATGATAGGCGTCTCTGAGTTAACTTTAGTAGCTAAAAATAATA contains these protein-coding regions:
- a CDS encoding AAA family ATPase — translated: MILNKKIYLSFIGLLSLGLLILLIFGITHSRPPTQNPSLTKQPSSTQQQEIDHQIKLEQAKIQELQQQDRTLKTQIDENVKTLTDIITKIKTLQTELTNNPQLPTNTKTQKQQQLTELKNQQQTQQTLVNNLIEQRKALNQNQKEKQEELEKLAQEKAQLQTQENLQQQIFQLNQALNYVEANQKRIEELKTQKEYRKNQTELKNLNDFQLFLTDQKLAFEKQKKNLTIQLNHLKENKPLPHTKKQVTFKDVYGMESEKEELEDLLTYFRTNQSLINFDQVRPKGYLLYGPPGTGKTFLIKALCGEANVHFINLIPSKFRQKYIGEGEKEVDKVWQEAENHDKTIIFIDEIEGLENRNDSNISSGGVNVINTLLDKLDGFNSSNKKIVLMGATNNLHKIDTALRSRFSKEIYIGHLKDHEIEGYLKHIITPYQISYHTFLALKDITQLCQGKNLSNRDLTTIIEEAYKKTAKWAQQNPQTHEVMLPSDIEEVLQLKLKTKPDYSQVKKRREACENQYAQWRQGFNQYLVKPKDETKIETKFTFDGLNGINYYNRRYSQIQAELNNINQQLTKIHQENKISQLEQELVTLNQTPDKYEQTIKDKNQEIIDIKNKLKTLQTKEENLRKELKLVENRRELQKEPSNLVCYIKDRHPFDRWNKNGDTYNHTTLDGFDDASFDKKDDSQLYLYLKFEKQQHKGPGGNCLIVKYKGPKHFLEDDKDYYLGDAFVDDANFKLTHFHLHFNPVRQTLSLYQDKHHAGPQNNNQK
- a CDS encoding HU family DNA-binding protein — encoded protein: MNKKELIKSIAEVNKTSITQTEEFYNSFENALIKAITSNEEVVLSSKIGKFILKTRKAHTTPETKFIINKQTGKKTGKRTGKNLKIPAKTVVSFKMSKPIKDQVKTLILK
- a CDS encoding single-stranded DNA-binding protein, with amino-acid sequence MLNKVQLIGNIAHNLEKQYINSNNEQIPKIDFNLAINNKDKVQYIPCVVFRNQAENMSMYLHKGSKIYAEGTLSIQKYTTNEGKTRTTIKVIIQNVIFLDNKTK
- a CDS encoding sigma-70 family RNA polymerase sigma factor — its product is MLRQKLFKDFLKNKKNLEIRNQLIELHLPLVKKLAYHFKYYPKVLTKEDLYQEGILGLIKALNNYQDLGYDFIAYATPTIKSAINELIRKSHSPSIPQKTTKSNNISFKEEKHKQPNWDKILNPHQLWLKQVKHELLIKKLKTKLSKNEFNVICLSFGISLENNNEPNQQPLTNHAIAQKLNLTLKQIENLKKDAIKKLNPNYKNKEK
- a CDS encoding ABC transporter permease subunit; translated protein: MAIDGLFLGFLLAILCTLMKNAQSNNPYILKISKGISWIFDILFFILKTMPTADQAMLVYYGIGNLCNKGVITSLNAGLLVLSLNSLANINVILMQNIKFLDKGQIEAALSLGMSQRQVFSLLFFPKL